One segment of Pyricularia oryzae 70-15 chromosome 3, whole genome shotgun sequence DNA contains the following:
- a CDS encoding phosphoglycerate mutase, with product MALDTIYVVRHGFRSSWSVDPSTGEYFANIPSPTGIAVDPALTAYGVDQGKELGRHLLDHVRPPIERVYSSPFYRCLQTIEPFVRSKLEEGTQEGKATVDATASSPGSSSDAKALPLIKIRAEPGLGEWFGTAHFDHPAPAPVEELSTLFPDILDQGYSPALTPTSRGESIEQLHDRVALAVLEVIKRCDAEGVRSVVLCTHAAVVIALGRVLTGHMPADITVDDFHAYTCGLSAYRRRQQAAPVAVDQQPSVSPAAGPVAWRDGTGVGGGWDCELNSDCSFLTGGSERGWKFSGDESFGGINQSNVEADKRTPRL from the exons ATGGCATTGGACACCATATACGTGGTCCGCCACGGG TTCCGATCGAGTTGGTCCGTAGACCCCTCCACAGGAGAGTACTTTGCAAATATCCCGTCGCCTACTGGTATCGCCGTCGACCCTGCCCTTACGGCGTACGGTGTCGACCAGGGCAAGGAGCTGGGCCGTCATCTGTTGGACCACGTGCGACCCCCAATCGAGAGGGTCTACTCGAGTCCGTTCTACCGCTGTCTGCAGACCATAGAGCCGTTTGTCAGAAGTAAGCTCGAGGAGGGGACCCAGGAGGGCAAGGCCACTGTTGATG CGACAGCATCATCACCAGGAAGTTCCTCTGATGCCAAGGCGCTACCGCTAATCAAGATCCGCGCTGAACCTGGATTGGGCGAGTGGTTTGGCACGGCGCATTTTGACCACCCAGCTCCGGCCCCGGTGGAGGAGCTGTCAACCTTATTTCCTGATATACTAGACCAAGGCTATTCGCCTGCCTTAACTCCGACCAGCCGTGGAGAGTCTATAGAGCAGCTCCACGATAGGGTAGCTCTCGCCGTGCTCGAGGTGATCAAGCGCTGCGACGCAGAGGGCGTCCGTTCGGTCGTCCTGTGCACTCATGCCGCAGTCGTGATCGCGCTAGGCAGGGTCCTTACGGGACATATGCCCGCCGACATCACTGTTGATGATTTCCACGCTTACACCTGCGGCCTTAGCGCTTATCGAAGGCGACAACAGGCTGCCCCTGTTGCTGTAGATCAGCAGCCCTCCGTGTCGCCGGCGGCAGGGCCAGTTGCCTGGAGAGACGGGACTGGCGTTGGAGGTGGATGGGACTGTGAGCTGAACAGCGATTGCAGCTTCCTGACCGGAGGGAGCGAACGCGGATG GAAATTCTCTGGAGATGAATCCTTTGGAGGAATCAACCAAAGCAATGTTGAAGCGGACAAGCGCACACCTCGTTTGTAG